From one Zhongshania sp. R06B22 genomic stretch:
- a CDS encoding polysaccharide biosynthesis/export family protein yields the protein MQRLLSYMLVCLSLAAAAPILAQGSAHTADKSLDSIYRLGAGDLLSVQVFGEPDLSFAEIRLTDAGTFSYPFLDEVRAKGLTSAEVEATIKARLLGDYLIDPKVTVRILEYRSFFVNGEVKRPGGYPFTPGLTLRKAIAISGGFTERASRSKFYIIRDNDSKRTPVRSSLDSNIYPGDIVTVDESFF from the coding sequence ATGCAAAGACTTTTATCCTATATGCTGGTTTGTTTATCGTTAGCTGCCGCAGCACCAATTTTAGCCCAAGGAAGCGCACATACAGCAGACAAGAGCCTAGATTCAATTTACCGGCTTGGTGCGGGAGATTTGCTCAGCGTGCAGGTATTTGGCGAGCCAGACCTAAGTTTCGCAGAAATCCGATTAACCGATGCAGGAACCTTCTCATACCCCTTTTTAGATGAAGTTAGAGCCAAGGGCTTAACAAGCGCGGAAGTTGAAGCAACAATTAAAGCCCGCTTACTCGGTGATTACCTAATTGACCCTAAAGTAACCGTGCGGATTCTTGAATATCGGTCGTTTTTTGTAAATGGTGAAGTAAAACGGCCCGGGGGCTATCCCTTCACCCCCGGATTAACATTACGCAAAGCTATCGCAATATCCGGGGGCTTTACGGAACGCGCGTCTCGCAGCAAGTTTTATATCATTCGAGACAATGACAGCAAAAGAACGCCTGTTCGAAGTTCACTAGATTCCAATATCTACCCCGGTGATATTGTCACCGTTGACGAGAGCTTTTTTTAA
- a CDS encoding tyrosine-protein phosphatase encodes MIDIHCHILPGIDDGAQTLQDSVALAKAAVDNGITHAVCTPHIHFGRYDNTREIISQACTTLRNTLSDHNINLAISAAAEVRFDVEILSAIERDELPFLGEWYGDKILLLEFPHGEFPIGAAKLTRWLLDNEIRPMIAHPERNKGLLERPEKLSPLLEQGCLLQITAASVIGDFGPKAEKMALSLIAEGVATVVATDAHHIKRRPPLLQQAYDIVSKHQGNAIAQKLMVDTPWAIARSHFPGSD; translated from the coding sequence ATGATTGATATCCACTGCCACATCCTTCCAGGGATCGACGACGGCGCGCAAACACTGCAGGACTCGGTAGCCTTGGCAAAAGCTGCCGTTGATAACGGAATTACCCACGCAGTGTGCACGCCACACATCCATTTCGGTCGCTACGACAACACCCGCGAAATCATATCCCAAGCTTGCACTACTTTGCGAAATACCCTTAGCGACCACAACATCAATTTGGCGATCAGCGCAGCAGCCGAGGTCAGGTTTGATGTCGAAATATTAAGTGCTATTGAGCGCGATGAGCTACCATTTTTAGGTGAATGGTATGGTGACAAGATACTGCTTCTTGAGTTTCCACACGGGGAATTTCCGATCGGCGCCGCAAAGCTAACACGATGGCTGCTAGACAATGAAATTCGGCCGATGATCGCCCACCCAGAGAGAAACAAAGGCTTGCTCGAACGCCCTGAGAAACTATCCCCGCTACTAGAGCAAGGCTGCTTATTACAGATAACCGCCGCGTCTGTTATCGGAGATTTTGGTCCAAAGGCCGAAAAAATGGCGCTATCGCTTATCGCCGAAGGAGTGGCAACCGTCGTTGCAACTGATGCCCACCATATCAAAAGGCGACCGCCGCTTCTTCAGCAAGCCTACGACATAGTTAGCAAACACCAAGGTAATGCGATAGCACAAAAGCTCATGGTAGATACTCCTTGGGCAATCGCTAGATCACACTTCCCCGGCTCAGACTAA
- a CDS encoding GumC family protein, with protein MNNQSNNQRPIVANQLDLAHIWEILNRAKWSILFLTIAVTMLAALAVLSVQPVFRATTTLLIEPTKNKIASAEELFGLDTSRGEYLSTQFALLESRELLKTVVTKTGLTEQPDFIMESKNTFNLGSLIRSLKLTEYLPFTMPSDIAPAAPPTLDEQMDFTLKVLQRQVTISPIAKTQLVRIHVDMANANIAARVADSIANNYISGQLDARLSMRETATSWMSERLIDLKDKLKNSERRLQLYREKENLVDIEGITTLSADTLSSISSRLTDARKELASSQSQFQQVRQIHRDDLERLSSVPAVLSNLGVQQFKAEQAKAISKVQELSRRYGPKHPTMISAQSELASANQSLRNQVSQVVSGIEKNYLLARSNEESLSSSYNNNRNEIKAIAKKEFTLRELQLDVDTNRSLYNTFLGRLKETSATTDMETANARVVDPAAVPSKPIKPKKALIVMLSALLALMAGAGITLLADALGNTFSSVQQIEDYLNLPVFGVVPFIKRKKRKALAKSFINTPKGVFAEAIRGLRTSTLLASNNDSQQLIYITSSVPGEGKSIIASNLALALGQLKETLLIDADMRQPVLGKSYDLPLGCPGLANILAGTATIEECLHEKDGIYIISAGAAPPNPLDLLSSPQFAEFIAQMRSRFDYVVIDTPPIQAVSDALVLAKNADILLQVVRSESTAKKVVESSIGQMLQNRLRVSGIVFSQVNDKKSKYYRYGKYHN; from the coding sequence ATGAATAATCAATCAAATAATCAACGCCCCATCGTCGCCAATCAACTTGATCTTGCGCATATCTGGGAGATACTCAATCGAGCAAAGTGGAGTATTCTTTTTTTAACGATAGCCGTAACCATGCTGGCCGCACTCGCTGTTTTATCCGTACAGCCGGTTTTTAGAGCAACTACAACACTGCTGATTGAACCCACTAAAAACAAAATCGCATCCGCAGAAGAGCTGTTTGGTCTAGACACCTCAAGAGGGGAATATTTGTCTACGCAATTTGCCCTTTTAGAAAGCCGTGAACTATTAAAGACGGTTGTCACCAAGACTGGCTTGACTGAACAGCCAGATTTTATAATGGAATCGAAAAACACCTTCAATCTCGGCTCTCTTATTAGATCACTGAAGTTAACTGAATATTTACCATTCACAATGCCTAGCGACATCGCCCCCGCCGCCCCGCCAACACTAGATGAACAAATGGATTTCACCCTCAAAGTACTACAGCGGCAGGTGACAATATCGCCAATCGCAAAAACACAGTTGGTCAGAATTCATGTTGACATGGCCAACGCGAACATAGCCGCGCGGGTGGCCGATAGCATCGCAAATAATTACATTAGCGGTCAGCTTGATGCTCGCCTAAGCATGCGTGAAACGGCAACGTCGTGGATGTCAGAACGGCTTATTGATCTCAAAGACAAACTTAAAAATTCTGAACGCCGCTTGCAATTGTACCGAGAAAAAGAAAATCTCGTGGATATTGAAGGCATAACGACCTTGTCTGCTGATACGCTAAGCAGCATCAGCAGCCGCCTCACAGACGCCAGAAAGGAACTTGCTAGCTCTCAAAGTCAATTCCAGCAGGTTCGCCAGATTCACCGGGATGACTTAGAAAGACTTAGCTCTGTCCCAGCAGTACTTAGTAATCTAGGGGTTCAACAATTTAAAGCCGAGCAAGCCAAAGCTATTTCTAAGGTTCAAGAGCTTTCTCGCCGCTACGGCCCCAAACACCCTACGATGATTAGTGCGCAATCAGAACTAGCATCTGCCAATCAAAGTTTACGTAATCAAGTTTCCCAAGTTGTCTCCGGTATAGAGAAAAACTACCTGTTGGCAAGATCGAACGAGGAATCCTTAAGCAGCTCTTATAATAATAACCGGAACGAAATTAAAGCCATTGCAAAGAAGGAATTCACACTACGAGAGCTACAACTCGACGTTGATACAAATCGCTCACTTTACAACACCTTTCTCGGCCGCCTTAAAGAAACCTCGGCTACAACGGACATGGAAACAGCCAATGCGAGGGTTGTTGACCCAGCTGCCGTGCCAAGCAAGCCAATCAAGCCAAAAAAGGCACTTATTGTAATGCTCTCTGCATTACTAGCATTAATGGCTGGCGCCGGTATAACACTGCTAGCTGATGCACTGGGCAATACATTTAGCAGTGTTCAACAAATCGAAGATTACCTGAACCTGCCGGTTTTTGGTGTGGTGCCATTTATAAAACGCAAAAAAAGGAAGGCACTAGCAAAGTCTTTCATTAACACACCAAAAGGTGTATTTGCTGAGGCAATCCGCGGGCTCCGCACAAGTACATTGCTGGCAAGCAATAATGACAGCCAGCAGCTTATTTATATAACCTCATCTGTGCCGGGCGAGGGTAAAAGTATTATTGCCAGTAATTTAGCGCTTGCACTTGGACAGTTAAAAGAAACACTTTTGATAGACGCAGATATGCGGCAACCGGTGCTCGGCAAATCCTACGATTTACCACTTGGCTGTCCGGGATTGGCTAATATACTCGCAGGCACTGCGACTATAGAGGAATGCCTGCATGAAAAGGATGGTATATACATTATCAGTGCTGGTGCAGCGCCACCGAATCCGCTCGACCTACTGTCATCGCCGCAGTTTGCAGAATTTATCGCTCAAATGCGCAGCCGCTTTGATTATGTTGTAATTGACACCCCGCCAATACAGGCCGTTAGCGACGCTCTGGTCTTAGCTAAGAACGCCGACATATTATTACAAGTGGTGCGCAGTGAATCTACGGCGAAAAAGGTAGTGGAATCAAGTATTGGTCAAATGCTGCAAAACAGACTGCGGGTTTCAGGTATCGTGTTCAGTCAGGTTAATGACAAAAAAAGTAAGTATTATCGATACGGGAAGTACCATAACTAA
- a CDS encoding transglutaminase-like cysteine peptidase codes for MLITRRQISRYSLLVPALFFWGCTSQPTPFRAKGGLLTQIQGSPDDVKPVLDEVLQRVNDKFQYDSDSSTYGESDYWNPASAADGWRGDCEDHALLCQELLQAKRIYGSLLLTCWTETEQYHCVLYMQGWILDVRFTRVMSNTDLQKVGYKWDKAGLEDGRWFYVNLS; via the coding sequence ATGCTGATCACGCGTCGACAAATTTCACGTTACTCTTTGCTAGTGCCTGCACTGTTTTTTTGGGGCTGTACAAGTCAGCCTACGCCATTTCGCGCGAAAGGTGGGCTTTTAACACAGATTCAGGGCTCGCCGGACGATGTGAAGCCGGTCTTGGATGAGGTCCTTCAGCGCGTAAACGATAAATTTCAGTATGATTCTGACTCGTCGACCTATGGCGAGAGCGACTACTGGAACCCCGCGAGCGCGGCCGACGGTTGGCGTGGTGATTGTGAAGATCACGCGTTGCTGTGCCAAGAACTGCTTCAAGCCAAAAGAATATACGGCAGTTTGTTGCTAACTTGCTGGACCGAAACTGAGCAATACCACTGCGTTTTGTATATGCAGGGCTGGATTCTCGATGTCCGTTTTACTAGAGTGATGTCGAATACAGATCTTCAAAAAGTTGGATATAAATGGGACAAGGCTGGATTGGAAGATGGTCGCTGGTTCTATGTCAACTTATCTTAA